CCTGCAGTAACTCTACCTCCACGATTTTTGTACTCATTTACAAAAGTCATCCAAAGCTGATAATTTTTCTTCCATTGGATTTCAAGAGATGTCGTCCAATCAAACCAATAGGAACCGTGAGATTGTCTACTTGGCTCATAAAATTTCCAAAGAGACGGCAAAGTATAAACCTCATGCCACTCCGCTCTCTGTGCTCTCATCAAATCTCGGTTGGCTTCATAAATATTAAATGTAGGATCAAGCGTGAAATCAAGCTCCAATAATTCATTCATTACCTTGTTCCAATGCTCCGAATATGGTGGTGCAGCCTGCTCCCAAAGCTTTCCTGCCTCCGAAAATCTATGCTGCTCGTTTTGGTAATTATAATCAACTGGAAAATCCTGAACTGTTCTATTTTCAAACAATGCTTCAGGAAGTCCATACCAATGCTCCATAGAAGAAAGACCCGCTCTAGCAGAATTCAACACATTCCACCTTGCAACATCCATTTGTGCGTGGTGCATAGCAGAGCGCAATCCTATTTTTTTATTCTGAGAAATAGCAGCTTCCATTACTTCTGGCTTAGCACCAAAAAATTTAATCCCATCTGCTCCTTTTGCTTCATTAGAATTAACCCAGGCGATAGCTTCTTCAGCATTGGTAATTGGTTTTTCTGATCCTTGTCCGAAACCAGTATATGCTAAGATTCTAGGAGCCGTAATTTCATTGGCAGCAGACTTTTCTTTTTGGTCCAACACCCATTCCAAACCATTTCCTGCGGATGGATCTCGTACGGTGGTGATGCCATGGGCAAGCCAAAGTTTAAATACATACTCAGCCGGAGTTCCCTGACCTCTTCCACCGATATGACCATGAGAATCTACAAATCCAGGCATTAAAAAATGTCCTTCCAGATCATAGACTTTATCATTTTCTCCAGCTTTTGGCCTTCTATTCTCA
Above is a window of Algoriphagus machipongonensis DNA encoding:
- a CDS encoding amidohydrolase family protein, producing the protein MKKSLFLMATFCSLVTFCVQAQIEPAPARNEGDGQYDRLILRGVTLIDGTGAPPIGPVDIVVEKNKIAQIQTVGYPGLPINENRRPKAGENDKVYDLEGHFLMPGFVDSHGHIGGRGQGTPAEYVFKLWLAHGITTVRDPSAGNGLEWVLDQKEKSAANEITAPRILAYTGFGQGSEKPITNAEEAIAWVNSNEAKGADGIKFFGAKPEVMEAAISQNKKIGLRSAMHHAQMDVARWNVLNSARAGLSSMEHWYGLPEALFENRTVQDFPVDYNYQNEQHRFSEAGKLWEQAAPPYSEHWNKVMNELLELDFTLDPTFNIYEANRDLMRAQRAEWHEVYTLPSLWKFYEPSRQSHGSYWFDWTTSLEIQWKKNYQLWMTFVNEYKNRGGRVTAGSDSGFIYQLYGFAYIRELELLQEAGFHPLEVIRSATMYGAELMGMEDQIGTVEVGKLADFVIVEENPLQNLKVLYGTGAIRIDENNKAIRVGGVKYTVKDGIVYDSKKLLEDVKAIVDKAKEEEGSFPIHQPGLDW